The Trichosurus vulpecula isolate mTriVul1 chromosome 3, mTriVul1.pri, whole genome shotgun sequence genome includes a window with the following:
- the GPRIN1 gene encoding LOW QUALITY PROTEIN: G protein-regulated inducer of neurite outgrowth 1 (The sequence of the model RefSeq protein was modified relative to this genomic sequence to represent the inferred CDS: inserted 1 base in 1 codon), whose product MGSTKEPASLQLLHQEPGPCLPQVAQSASLCDQVRSCQTEDLAMRNCCVSELGLPSETASSKPQGQPKKEASEVSLVPSHPSGPAELASGSEKQLPPSPKELGPSGSSLVCSSDSKCSSPSPTWATREKEESGKEDTLGLPEKSPQEEATIETSGLLLASATGNPDPVSCEKKDPTPLGKINSVILENMDPMSSEKNDSTSMGMKDPLSSERSDPVSLRKDGPVSLEKADPVSSGKMDLLTQGKANPVSMGRMDPISLGKTDPSFSEKANSIPSGKPDPTFLGKVDSLSLGKEVVIASGKTDSLSSGKVDSVASGKANSMSLGKVDTGPLGKEDVIASGKADPMSAGKVHPVSLGKAESTSLGKVDPAPLEKADPMYSVEVDLTSLGKVDLASLGKAASISPEKVDSVPLRNVDPISSGKVDPISSEKAKPISSGKIEPLLSGKIDPIPLGKTDPMSLRKEDPMSLGNTDSIPLGKLDHVSLDKVEPTSLGKTDSVSLGKVDRVPLDKVEPMSLGKIDPVSSGKTDSRPLEKVDPIPLEKAELTSSRKGDSVSLEKLDPLTLKKVDPKPLGKVNPMSMEELDAMSLGKADPVSSKKSPASKECLPENSSQSSACPKPVTMPSTDSQKVNKEIAICGAPQDTQPDFSHKAATVLLATGPETPSVQVPGTQATTEESQKTTSPSPRQVGSSGHSPQSALQKINPADPARVGAEEISLIPEGIQELPGTPQKGTSPTPVRAVRTRDNFTKVPSWDVSAPQQDAGTQADTRSVCVSVAVSPMTPQDGSGPTTFSFQPTAQNAPASRSPGLLLSKKDVEMQVSMSVETRSVATGPMTPVTTSPQASYPEVQVRAAEEAPEPVREVSWDEKGMTWEVYGASMEVEVLGMAIQKHLEKQIEEHGRQGGPSGPQPPSTRAGSLRGGPRPGEAKXPPQLVQGPVAEYAEAPVLLPGRSHS is encoded by the exons ATGGGCAGCACTAAAGAGCCAGCCAGCCTGCAGTTATTGCATCAAGAACCCGGGCCCTGCCTGCCACAGGTAGCTCAGTCTGCCTCTCTTTGTGATCAGGTTAGAAGCTGCCAAACAGAGGACCTGGCCATGAGGAACTGCTGTGTGAGTGAGCTGGGCCTCCCTAGTGAAACAGCCAGCTCTAAGCCCCAAGGTCAGCCCAAGAAGGAAGCCTCAGAGGTGAGTCTGGTACCTAGCCACCCCTCTGGGCCTGCAGAATTGGCATCTGgatcagagaaacaattaccaCCGAGTCCAAAAGAACTGGGTCCTAGTGGGAGTTCCCTGGTTtgctcctctgattccaagtgcTCCAGCCCCTCTCCAACTTGGGCCACCAGGGAAAAGGAGGAGTCAGGGAAAGAGGACACTTTGGGGCTACCAGAAAAGTCCCCCCAAGAAGAGGCTACAATAGAGACTTCAGGCCTGCTGCTAGCTTCAGCCACAGGGAATCCAGATCCTGTGTCCTGTGAGAAAAAGGATCCTACACCCTTGGGGAAAATAAATTCTGTGATCTTGGAGAACATGGATCCTATGTCCTCAGAAAAAAATGATTCCACCTCCATGGGAATGAAGGATCCCTTGTCCTCAGAAAGATCAGACCCTGTGTCACTGAGGAAGGATGGTCCTGTGTCATTAGAGAAGGCAGATCCTGTATCCTCAGGGAAAATGGATCTCTTGACTCAGGGGAAAGCAAATCCTGTGTCCATGGGAAGGATGGATCCCATTTCCTTAGGGAAAACagatccttcattctcagagaaggCAAACTCTATACCTTCTGGGAAGCCAGATCCCACGTTCTTAGGGAAAGTGGATTCTCTGTCCTTGGGGAAGGAAGTTGTCATTGCCTCAGGAAAGACAGATTCTTTGTCTTCAGGGAAAGTAGATTCCGTGGCCTCAGGGAAGGCAAATTCCATGTCCCTGGGAAAAGTGGACACTGGGCCCTTGGGGAAGGAAGATGTCATTGCCTCAGGAAAGGCAGATCCCATGTCTGCAGGGAAAGTACACCCTGTGTCCTTAGGGAAGGCAGAATCCACATCCCTGGGGAAAGTTGATCCTGCCCCTTTGGAGAAGGCAGATCCCATGTACTCTGTGGAGGTGGATCTCACATCCTTAGGAAAAGTTGATCTAGCATCTTTGGGAAAGGCAGCTTCCATTTCTCCAGAAAAAGTGGATTCTGTGCCCTTGAGAAATGTGGATCCTATCTCCTCAGGCAAGGTAGATCCTATTTCCTCAGAGAAAGCAAAACCTATTTCCTCGGGAAAGATAGAGCCTTTGCTTTCAGGAAAGATAGATCCCATCCCTTTGGGGAAGACAGATCCCATGTCCTTGAGAAAGGAAGATCCCATGTCTTTAGGGAATACAGATTCCATCCCCTTGGGGAAGTTGGATCATGTTTCCTTGGACAAGGTGGAGCCCACGTCCTTGGGGAAGACAGATTCTGTCTCCTTAGGAAAAGTGGATCGTGTTCCCTTGGACAAGGTAGAACCAATGTCCTTGGGGAAGATAGATCCAGTATCCTCAGGGAAAACAGATTCTAGACCCTTGGAAAAGGTTGATCCTATACCCTTGGAGAAGGCAGAACTCACATCCTCAAGGAAGGGAGACTCTGTGTCTTTAGAGAAGTTGGATCCCCTGACCTTGAAGAAGGTGGATCCCAAACCTTTGGGGAAGGTAAATCCCATGTCCATGGAGGAACTGGATGCTATGTCTTTGGGAAAAGCAGACCCTGTGTCCTCTAAGAAGTCTCCAGCTTCAAAAGAATGTCTCCCAGAAAACTCAAGTCAGAGCTCAGCCTGCCCTAAACCAGTGACAATGCCTTCCACTGACTCTCAGAAAGTGAACAAAGAAATTGCTATTTGTGGAGCACCCCAGGACACCCAGCCTGACTTCAGCCATAAGGCAGCAACAGTTCTCCTCGCCACTGGACCTGAAACCCCCTCAGTGCAGGTCCCTGGGACCCAAGCAACCACAGAGGAATCTCAAAAAACTACGTCTCCGTCCCCAAGGCAAGTAGGGTCATCAGGGCACTCTCCACAATCAGCCCTACAGAAGATAAACCCAGCTGACCCTGCCAGGGTGGGAGCAGAGGAAATCTCACTAATCCCAGAGGGGATCCAGGAGCTGCCTGGAACCCCACAGAAAGGAACAAGCCCAACTCCAGTCAGGGCAGTCAGGACTAGGGATAATTTCACCAAGGTACCATCCTGGGATGTGAGCGCTCCACAACAGGATGCTGGCACCCAGGCAGACACACGTTCTGTCTGCGTATCTGTGGCAGtgagccccatgactccccaggATGGCTCAGGCCCCACAACCTTCAGCTTCCAACCCACTGCTCAGAATGCTCCAGCTTCCCGGAGTCCTGGCCTACTGCTATCCAAGAAGGATGTGGAGATGCAGGTGTCCATGAGTGTGGAGACCCGCTCAGTAGCCACTGGCCCCATGACCCCAGTGACCACATCACCCCAGGCCTCATATCCAGAAGTACAGGTGCGAGCAGCTGAGGAAGCCCCTGAGCCTGTACGGGAGGTCAGCTGGGATGAGAAGGGCATGACATGGGAGGTGTATGGGGCCTCCATGGAGGTAGAGGTGCTAGGCATGGCCATTCAGAAGCATCTGGAAAAGCAGATTGAGGAGCATGGGCGGCAAGGGGGACCATCTGGTCCCCAGCCACCTAGCACTCGGGCCGGCTCTCTCAGAGGTGGCCCCCGGCCTGGGGAAGCCA CGCCCCCCCAGCTTGTTCAGGGCCCTGTTGCAGAGTATGCGGAGGCCCCGGTGCTGCTCCCGGGCCGGTCCCACAGCTGA
- the CDHR2 gene encoding cadherin-related family member 2 — protein MAWRLLVLLPCLLVSVHGNSAPRFGDNMTVVRLPEDMPEGTTAFWIIATDPDNDPLIYEMSGRYSYFFDVNKDTGETILDSPLDYETMFLFAVTISVWDSVNPEVQKQLQIVVLDRNDNEPVFQNTPYSTSINETLPVGSQVYTVKAEDPDTGLGGVVNYTILEVLPNTAENQNLFSILPNGTIILEGPLSYNNKSTFYQVKLQSCDQDEEKPLCSQVVFLTVTVIDLPDLDPEFLQEPYTASVGEDAVVGTSVLTLKTVDGDKGINDPVKFSISNSTRPWFNISEEDGVIEVSHPLDRELLLDEDEEVLLEVTATEIHLNIYGQEAKARTWVTIRVTDVNDHTPQFYNCTLPDCDFSDDKVVSTFSGYVAEHSSARVPVSDLSMVAYDPDKGLNGTFLLSLSGPDHMAFTVSPEKVVNTGEVQVLVWQSNLVDFEVKQTMEIEIIANDSNSHMASTAKIIIYVEDINDHAPEFSESQYILYVYEHCPDGTVVTNDIKATDPDTDWRGRITYQLVSGNSAGIFQVNFSSGEITVKNGSLLDRELQSVYYLTLLAMDGGNLTGSTLLQIVLLDINDQAPVVTGSYNIFVKEVTDDVSVTIQAYDNDEPNTNNSEIRFKLLPGPYSNNFTLDPVTGLLTNQGPLDREAIDPDLSGKIVLTVLVHDLGIPSLSTTVNVTINVEDINDNMPVFVQTTYEFHVKEREKGAYLGLVEAWDADQTEVNNRVTFTLTGNGASNFVIRSTFLGSGWNQADLSLVSDVSLDYETPPSNFTLTVLAQNPVESEGTGSATVLVITDDVNDEAPSILASSLEEVSVFEHRGNDDELVAHVEAQDPDTDALLEIRLQDIGCFKKGVNVGIVCQDWFRLVPNGSVYINDGLAIDYEVCDLVSLLLQAWDLHTAEGFPANSPNETLPIAILDVNDHPPQFLPLDETFVVIPEILTPNQQVASVKATDEDDGVNAVLSFFIDWVEFISKDGSRMTFEGLFRIKSSSEGDIYTGSIEVVTSLDSYLQGTYQLTIRAQDNPSEDSPLATNTSLNLFTVDETHRLRLEFSSEAAEVGGNANVIRAALMAATKTTVYIVSIKEIEGATSRGRGLTYMDAYFVYSNGTALTLNDLNLYIREDQEVLATLLQLGLVVIGSGEEIKQDKDKEYLSIIAGLGGALILLIIIMTISLVCTRKSYQRKLRAVKAAKEAKKTVPGSNLQGLIIPGTNLFNSEKANPILNLSSMDLGFESLSSHNEDDVASINSLDENKVDMDDTDVGKKHKEKPELTDSELLTMVLKDGKDKNQKDKPVLKLGEVNMGLDTTDL, from the exons ggactacagctttctgGATTATAGCCACAGACCCAGACAATGACCCTCTGATCTATGAGATGAGTGGTCgttattcttatttctttgatGTCAACAAGGACACAGGGGAGACTATCTTGGACAGTCCTTTGGACTATGAG ACAATGTTCCTTTTTGCTGTCACCATCTCTGTGTGGGATAGTGTAAATCCAGAG GTGCAGAAGCAGTTGCAAATTGTTGTGCTTGACAGGAATGACAATGAACCGGTCTTCCAGAATACACCCTATTCTACTAGTATCAATGAG ACCCTGCCTGTGGGCTCCCAGGTTTACACAGTGAAAGCAGAAGACCCGGACACGGGGTTAGGTGGCGTGGTGAACTACACCATTCTTGAG GTCCTCCCCAACACTGCAGAAAACCAGAATCTCTTCTCCATCCTGCCCAATGGAACTATCATCCTTGAAGGTCCTCTCAgctacaacaacaaaagcacGTTCTACCAAGTGAAACTGCAGTCCTGT GACCAAGATGAGGAGAAACCACTGTGTTCCCAAGTAGTCTTCCTAACAGTCACAGTAATTGACCTTCCAGATCTGGACCCAGAGTTTCTCCAGGAGCCTTACACAGCTTCAGTAGGAGAAGATGCAGTTGTG GGCACCTCAGTATTGACCTTGAAGACTGTGGATGGAGACAAAGGCATCAATGATCCAGTCAAATTCTCCATCTCTA ATTCTACAAGGCCTTGGTTCAACATCAGTGAAGAGGATGGGGTCATTGAAGTGAGCCACCCTTTGGATCGGGAACTACTGCTAGATGAGGATGAAGAGGTGCTCTTGGAGGTCACG GCCACAGAGATCCATCTCAACATCTATGGGCAAGAGGCTAAGGCCAGGACCTGGGTTACCATAAGGGTGACGGATGTGAATGATCACACCCCTCAATTCTACAACTGCACCTTGCCTGACTGTGATTTCTCTGATGATAAGGTGGTTTCCACTTTTAGTGGCTATGTGGCTGAACACTCCTCCGCCCGAGTGCCTGTTAGCGACCTGTCCATGGTGGCTTATGATCCAGACAAG GGTCTCAATGGCACTTTCCTGCTGTCCCTGTCTGGCCCTGATCACATGGCTTTTACTGTGTCCCCTGAAAAGGTGGTGAACACAGGAGAGGTACAAGTGTTGGTCTGGCAGTCTAACCTTGTGGATTTTGAGGTGAAGCAGACAATGGAGATAGAG ATCATAGCCAATGACTCTAATAGCCACATGGCCTCCACTGCCAAGATAATCATCTATGTGGAGGATATTAATGACCATGCACCTGAATTCAGTGAGAGCCAGTACATTCTATATGTATATGAGCACTGCCCAGATGGCACGGTGGTTACCAATGACATCAAG GCCACAGACCCTGATACTGACTGGCGAGGACGCATCACTTACCAACTTGTCTCAGGGAACAG TGCGGGTATCTTTCAGGTGAACTTCAGCTCTGGAGAGATAACAGTGAAGAATGGCAGCCTACTGGACCGGGAACTTCAATCTGTCTACTACCTCACATTGCTGGCCATGGATGGAGGTAACCTGACGGGCTCCACCCTCCTGCAGATCGTCCTGCTGGACATCAATGACCAAGCCCCTGTGGTTACTGGTTCCTACAATATCTTTGTCAAAGAGGTGACCGATGAcgtctcagtgaccatccag GCCTATGATAATGATGAACCTAACACTAATAACAGTGAGATCCGCTTTAAACTCCTGCCTGGGCCCTATAGTAACAACTTCACCTTGGACCCTGTCACTGGATTACTGACGAACCAGGGACCCCTGGACCGTGAAGCCATTGACCCCGACCTGTCAGGAAAGATCGTGCTGACAGTGCTTGTCCATGATCTAGGCATTCCCTCGCTCAGCACTACAGTCAATGTTACCATCAACGTAGAG GATATCAATGACAACATGCCTGTGTTCGTTCAAACCACTTATGAATTCCAcgtaaaggaaagagagaagg GTGCATATTTGGGCTTGGTGGAGGCCTGGGATGCTGACCAGACAGAAGTCAACAATCGTGTCACCTTCACTCTGACCGGGAATGGAGCCAGCAACTTTGTGATCCGTTCCACGTTCCTGGGCTCAGGCTGGAATCAGGCGGATTTGTCCCTGGTCTCAGATGTGAGCCTAGACTATGAGACACCACCCAGTAACTTCACATTGACTGTGTTGGCACAGAATCCAGTTGAGTCTGAAGGGACAGGGTCCGCCACAGTGCTGGTGATCACGGATGATGTGAACGACGAGGCCCCAAGCATCCTGGCATCCTCTTTGGAGGAAGTCAGTGTGTTTGAACACCGAGGCAATGACGATGAGCTTGTGGCACATGTGGAGGCTCAAGATCCTGACACAGATGCCTTATTGGAAATCCGTCTTCAGGACATAGGCTGCTTCAAGAAGGGGGTTAACGTGGGTATTGTGTGCCAAGACTGGTTCAGGTTGGTCCCCAATGGTAGTGTCTATATCAATGACGGCTTGGCCATCGATTATGAAGTCTGTGACCTTGTCAGCCTACTCCTCCAGGCCTGGGATCTCCATACAGCTGAGGGTTTTCCTGCCAACAGCCCTAATG AGACTCTTCCCATCGCTATCTTGGATGTGAATGACCATCCACCCCAATTCCTGCCTTTGGATGAGACATTTG TGGTCATACCAGAAATTCTCACTCCGAATCAACAGGTGGCTTCTGTGAAG GCCACAGATGAGGATGATGGGGTCAATGCagtcctttccttcttcattgaCTGGGTGGAATTCATCTCCAAGGATGGTTCTAGAATGACCTTTGAAGGCCTATTCCGGATCAAGTCTTCATCTGAGGGCGATATATACACAGGCAGCATAGA GGTGGTGACATCCCTTGACAGTTACCTCCAGGGAACCTACCAGTTAACAATCAGAGCTCAAGATAACCCTAGTGAGGACTCCCCTCTGGCAACCAACACCTCCTTGAAT CTCTTCACTGTGGACGAGACCCATCGTCTGCGGCTTGAGTTCTCATCGGAAGCAGCAGAAGTGGGAGGCAATGCTAACGTGATCAGAGC TGCCCTGATGGCAGCAACAAAGACCACAGTCTACATCGTGAGCATTAAGGAGATTGAAGGCGCAACCTCCAG AGGTAGGGGCTTAACTTATATGGATGCCTACTTTGTGTACAGCAATGGAACAGCGTTGACCCTCAATGATCTCAACCT ATACATCCGGGAGGACCAGGAAGTGTTAGCCACACTGCTACAACTTGGGCTGGTGGTGATT GGCTCTGGGGAGGAGATAAAGCAGGACAAGGACAAGGAGTACCTCAGCATCATTGCTGGGCTAGGGGGTGCCTTGATACTTCTTATCATCATCATGACCATATCATTGGTGTGCACCAGGAAGAG CTACCAAAGGAAACTTAGAGCTGTGAAGGCTGCTAAAGAGGCCAAGAAGACAGTCCCTGGATCTAACCTGCAGGGCCTCATAATCCCTGGGACAAACCTGTTTAATTCAGAGAA AGCCAACCCCATACTCAATCTCTCTTCGATGGATCTGGGCTTTGAATCTCTTTCCTCCCATAACGAAGATGATGTTGCCAG CATCAACTCCCTGGATGAGAACAAGGTGGATATGGATGACACGGACGTTGGGAAGAAGCACAag GAGAAACCAGAGTTGACAGACTCTGAGCTGCTGACCATGGTGCTGAAGGACGGAAAGGACAAAAATCAAAAGGACAAGCCGGTGCTGAAATTGGGTGAAGTCAACATGGGTCTGGATACCACCGACCTCTGA